TTTCGGCGTCGCCCACGTCCAAAAGAATCGCCTTATCCAGTTTGATCCGGTTCTTGGCGAACATACTGTCGAGGCTTTTGGCCTGCGGCACTGTGCGCGGGAAGCCGTCGAGAATGAACCCTCTGCTGAGCTCGCCGGAGGCAACCTTCTCCTCGATCAGGCTGATGATCAGATCGTCCGGTACCAGCTCGCCCCGGGACATGTACCCGCCCGCCTTCATGCCGAGGGTCGTACCTGCCTTGACAGCGGCGCGGAGAACATCGCCAGTGGACAAATGCACCAGTCCTTTTTCCTGCGCCAGGCGTACCGCCTGCGTGCCTTTGCCCGATCCGGGAGGGCCGAGAAAAACCAAGTTCATGCTACATCGATCTCCCGCGAATGCGCCCCTTCTTCATGAAGCCTTCATAGTGCCTCATGAGCAGGTGCGATTCAATCTGCTGAAGCGTGTCCAGCGCCACACCAACCACGATCAGAAGCCCGGTGCCACCGAAGAAGTAGTTCACGTTGAATTGCGCTATCAGCACCCACGGCAGGATGGCGATCGCCGCGAAGAAAACCGCTCCGGGGAGCGTGATTCTTGTCAGGACTTTTTCTATGTACTCCGCCGTATTCTTGCCGGGGCGAATGCCCGGGATATAGCCTCCGTTTTTGCGCATGTTGTCGGCAATGTCCATCGGATTGAAGACAATTGCCGTGTAGAAGAAGGCGAAGAAGATAATGATGATCGCGTAAATCAGGCTGTACATGAATCCGCCGGGCGCCAATGTCAGCGATACCACGTTCTGCAGCCATTCCACGTTCGGGAAGAGCTGAGCGACCGTCGACGGCAGAAACATGATTGACTGGGCGAAGATGATCGGGATGACACCGGCCGAGTTGACCGAGAGCGGCAGGTGGGTGGCCGCGCCACCATAGATTTTGCGGCCGATAACCTTGCGCGGGTACTGGACTGGGATCCGCCGTTGGGCACGAGTCATCAGC
This window of the Candidatus Zixiibacteriota bacterium genome carries:
- a CDS encoding adenylate kinase, encoding MNLVFLGPPGSGKGTQAVRLAQEKGLVHLSTGDVLRAAVKAGTTLGMKAGGYMSRGELVPDDLIISLIEEKVASGELSRGFILDGFPRTVPQAKSLDSMFAKNRIKLDKAILLDVGDAEILKRLKGRAEKEGRADDTEEVILNRLEVYRRQTQPIEELYRQQSILVQIKGEDTPDRIFAAIVKAVE